One window of Trifolium pratense cultivar HEN17-A07 linkage group LG5, ARS_RC_1.1, whole genome shotgun sequence genomic DNA carries:
- the LOC123887541 gene encoding protein PHYTOCHROME-DEPENDENT LATE-FLOWERING, with protein MGVSFKVSKTGTRFRPKPLPLQPSQDDQSQSDLVEAGENIAQMQNSSISSEKLSLIADKEASFTLNLFPNGYSIGKPSENGAANQSLPKLLLPYDRSSETLFLAIESGHLPGDILDDIPAKYVDGALICEVRDYRRCSSEKGAGTVSVESSPTVNKISLRMSLENIVKDIPSITDKSWTYGDLMEVESKILKALQPNLLLDPTPKLDRLCESPLPTKLNLQRKRLRNIPEFAVTSSNRIHGKKVCIDRVQENSNSRLGDSGITTSNAIVQQTLENPAMQNLNPSIAMAMRSNNIIPDSSIPGFSMMSHQSRYPMAVGTPRSLQEHGSISGINSSGASPAAQDVMISYADNPNASVSLNAKREHPDGQSSPLSNIAKRMRSASTGVDALQQQQIGSQVDALQGSDMNWQNTLLQQQAMARGIQYTGGGFQKFPQQVFEGGLNQETGAIQFSSGQQGMRLVAKEEQFEMERIDGAGINRYKSEMEMDPQQLRLQQRMPQHQFTRPNFPQATWNSLGQQIEKEAKKEDQILKRKQVQSPRLSSGALPHSPLSSKSGEFSNGSVGPSYGPSSMNTAPGALLKEKAAMASLTAAVGTPSLTSSANDSTQRQQQAQLAAKRRSNSVPKTPAMSGVASPASVSTGVPGNANSPSVGNSTFSEPGLQNMFDRFSKIDMVTTRHKLQFKMKKPDQPIKKQNTYTPQHLAAHLANANEGLVDESSSLSKSLIGGSMNTCKMRVSSFIWNERVVQGNVVTVVPKCRTRMIMAEKPSDGTVALHYGDIDESDYIGAEDHLPTLPNTHFADLLADQFISQIDKEGYVKEDDRFQLRPNPVNLPLGSQSSLPPNDMQQYGEPSPGQSYNEAAKLASGSNASLNIPQNLVANARMLPPGNSQALQMSQALLSGVSMAQRPQQMDSQQQAVQQQQQQQQLQQNQHSLLQQQNPQLQRSLLSANQLSHLNGVGQNSNMPLGNHLLNKASPLQIQMLQQQHQQQLLQQNQQPQMQRKMMLGLGPAMGMSNFRNSLGGLSPMVNAMGIGAARGIGGTGISAPMTSIAAMGNIGQNPMNLGQASNISNSISQQYRPGPISNQAELLAKLRMAQSREGMLGSPQSSIAGMSGARQMHPSSSSLSVLNQSLNRANMSTLQRAMGPMGPPRLMPGMSLYMNRQQQQQHQQSQQQQQHQQSQQQQQQQQHIQQQLQQQLQQQQQQQDTPSQLQAVVSPPQVGSPSTMGVPSMSQQTHQQASPQQMSQRTPMSPQQMSSGAIHAMSTGNPEACPASPQLSSQTLGSVGSITNSPMDMQGVNKSNSVNNNAQ; from the exons ATGGGTGTCTCTTTCAAGGTCTCAAAAACTGGCACTAGGTTTCGCCCTAAACCCCTTCCCCTTCAACCTTCTCAGGATGATCAATCTCAG AGTGATCTTGTTGAGGCTGGTGAAAACATTGCTCAGATGCAGAATTCATCGATTTCGTCTGAAAAGCTTTCATTAATAGCAG ACAAGGAAGCTTCTTTTACTCTGAACCTGTTCCCAAATGGTTATTCTATTGGAAAACCGAGCGAG AATGGTGCTGCAAATCAGTCGTTACCGAAGTTGTTACTTCCGTATGACAGGTCATCTGAAACCCTTTTCTTG GCCATTGAGTCAGGTCACTTGCCTGGGGACATTCTGGATGATATACCTGCCAAGTATGTTGATGGAGCACTGATATGCGAG GTGCGTGATTATCGGAGATGCTCTTCTGAAAAGGGAGCTGGCACTGTGTCTGTGGAAAGTTCTCCTACTGTGAATAAAATAAGCCTCAGGATGTCATTGGAAAATATTGTGAAGGACATCCCATCTATTACTGACAAGTCTTGGACATATGGTGATCTAATG GAAGTTGAATCGAAGATACTGAAAGCACTACAGCCAAACCTTCTTCTAGATCCTACTCCAAAGTTAGATCGGCTGTGTGAAAGTCCACTTCCAACAAAG CTCAATTTGCAGAGAAAGCGATTAAGGAATATCCCAGAGTTCGCTGTCACTTCTAGCAATAGAATCCATGGGAAAAAAGTATGCATAGATAGAGTGCAAGAGAACTCAAATAGCAGGTTGGGTGATTCAGGAATCACTACATCTAATGCTATTGTGCAACAGACTCTTGAAAATCCAGCAATGCAAAATCTTAATCCAAGCATTGCCATGGCCATGCGATCTAATAATATTATACCAGATTCTTCCATCCCAGGCTTTTCTATGATGTCCCATCAATCAAGATATCCAATGGCTGTTGGAACTCCAAGAAGTTTGCAGGAGCATGGATCAATTTCTGGTATTAATTCATCCGGGGCTTCTCCTGCTGCACAAGATGTCATGATTTCATATGCTGATAATCCAAATGCGAGTGTCTCTCTTAATGCAAAAAGAGAGCATCCGGATGGACAATCATCACCTTTATCGAATATTGCAAAAAGAATGAGGTCTGCTTCGACGGGTGTCGATGCATTGCAGCAACAGCAAATAGGCTCACAAGTTGATGCTCTTCAAGGATCTGATATGAATTGGCAGAATACACTATTACAGCAACAAGCAATGGCCAGAGGTATTCAGTATACCGGTGGTGGCTTTCAGAAGTTTCCTCAGCAGGTCTTTGAAGGGGGGTTAAATCAAGAGACCGGGGCTATTCAATTTTCTTCTGGTCAGCAAGGCATGAGGTTAGTTGCCAAGGAAGAACAATTTGAAATGGAAAGAATAGATGGTGCAGGGATAAACCGCTATAAAAGTGAGATGGAAATGGACCCACAACAATTACGGCTTCAGCAAAGAATGCCACAACATCAATTCACGAGACCTAATTTCCCACAGGCAACCTGGAATAGTCTGGGCCAGCAAATTGAGAAAGAAGCTAAAAAGGAGGACCAGATTCTGAAAAGGAAACAAGTACAAAGTCCTCGGTTATCTAGTGGGGCATTACCTCACTCGCCATTATCTTCAAAATCTGGCGAATTTTCTAATGGTTCAGTTGGACCAAGTTATGGACCATCTTCAATGAACACTGCACCTGGAGCCTTACTAAAAGAGAAGGCAGCAATGGCTTCACTTACTGCTGCTGTTGGAACTCCATCTTTGACTTCTAGTGCTAATGATTCTACACAAAGGCAACAACAGGCACAACTAGCTGCAAAGCGGAGATCTAATTCCGTTCCCAAGACCCCAGCAATGAGTGGAGTTGCTTCTCCTGCTAGTGTTAGTACTGGTGTCCCAGGCAATGCAAATAGCCCCTCAGTTGGAAACTCAACTTTTTCTGAGCCAGGTCTTCAAAATATGTTCGATAGGTTCTCAAAAATTGATATGGTGACAACGAG GCATAAACTTCAGTTCAAGATGAAAAAGCCGGATCAGCCTATTAAAAAGCAGAATACATATACACCGCAACATTTGGCAGCTCATCTTGCAAATGCAAATGAGGGATTGGTAGATGAGTCCAGTTCTTTGTCAAAGTCACTTATAGGTGGTAGTATGAACACATGCAAAATGAGAGTGTCAAGTTTCATTTGGAATGAGCGGGTAGTTCAAG GAAATGTTGTCACTGTAGTTCCCAAGTGTCGAACAAGGATGATAATGGCTGAAAAACCATCTGATGGTACAGTGGCTTTGCATTATGGGGACATAGACGAAAGTGATTACATAGGCGCTGAAGATCATCTCCCTACATTACCGAATACT CATTTTGCGGATTTGCTTGCAGACCAGTTCATTTCACAG ATAGACAAGGAAGGATATGTTAAGGAAGATGACAGATTCCAACTCAGGCCAAACCCTGTGAACCTTCCATTGGGCAGTCAATCTAGTTTACCTCCTAATGACATGCAGCAATATGGAGAACCAAGTCCGGGTCAGTCTTATAATGAAGCTGCAAAACTAGCCAGTGGCAGTAATGCATCGTTAAATATACCGCAGAACCTTGTAGCAAATGCAAGGATGTTGCCACCTGGAAACTCTCAGGCCTTGCAGATGTCCCAAGCACTTCTCTCTGGTGTCTCAATGGCTCAAAGACCACAGCAAATGGACTCACAACAACAAGCAgttcagcagcagcagcagcagcagcagcttcaacaaaatcaacacTCTCTCCTTCAACAGCAAAATCCACAGCTCCAGAGATCTTTGCTCAGTGCAAATCAGCTTTCACATTTGAATGGGGTTGGACAGAACTCCAACATGCCATTAGGTAATCACTTGCTGAACAAAGCCTCACCTCTTCAGATTCAGATGCTACAGCAACAGCACCAGCAACAACTGCTGCAACAGAACCAGCAACCACAAATGCAAAGGAAAATGATGTTGGGACTTGGACCTGCTATGGGAATGAGTAACTTCAGAAATAGCTTAGGTGGTCTTTCACCTATGGTCAATGCCATGGGAATTGGAGCTGCAAGGGGAATAGGAGGAACTGGAATCTCAGCACCAATGACGTCTATTGCTGCCATGGGAAATATAGGTCAGAACCCAATGAATCTTGGCCAAGCTTCAAATATTAGTAATTCTATAAGCCAACAATATAGGCCTGGACCAATTTCGAATCAAGCTGAACTTTTAGCTAAGTTAAGAATGGCACAGAGTCGCGAAGGCATGTTAGGTTCACCTCAGTCTAGCATTGCCGGCATGTCAGGAGCTCGGCAGATGCACCCCAGCTCTTCCAGTCTTTCAGTGTTGAACCAGTCTCTGAATAGGGCTAATATGAGTACGCTGCAGCGAGCAATGGGTCCTATGGGTCCACCAAGGCTTATGCCAGGGATGAGTCTATATATGAATCGgcaacagcagcagcaacacCAACAATcccagcagcagcagcaacaccAACAATcccagcagcagcagcagcaacagcagCATATACAACAACAGTTGCAGCAGCAATTACAGCAGCAACAACAGCAGCAAGACACACCGTCACAATTGCAGGCAGTTGTTTCACCTCCACAGGTGGGATCGCCGTCTACAATGGGAGTTCCATCgatgagccagcaaacacatcAGCAagcaagccctcaacaaatgaGTCAACGAACTCCGATGAGTCCACAACAGATGAGCTCAGGGGCAATTCATGCGATGAGTACCGGTAATCCTGAAGCTTGTCCAGCAAGTCCGCAGTTGAGCTCTCAGACACTAGGGTCTGTTGGTAGCATAACCAATTCCCCTATGGACATGCAAGGTGTTAACAAGAGCAATTCTGTAAACAACAATGCACAGTGA